A genomic segment from Aspergillus puulaauensis MK2 DNA, chromosome 1, nearly complete sequence encodes:
- a CDS encoding P1 family peptidase (COG:E,Q;~EggNog:ENOG410PME3;~InterPro:IPR016117,IPR005321;~MEROPS:MER0004893;~PFAM:PF03576) — protein sequence MSSRPRIRDLGYSPGRFAPGPKNSLLDVEGVTVGQVTIHQNPDIHTGLTLIFPRGVKHTRDLPCYAATHDLNGMGELTGSHAIAEWGFLNTPIALTNTVSVGKVYDGVFLWELEQAEKSGEDDLQAARRMNIPVVGETYDGLLNDISASVIGKNDVYDAVQASKTQSDILEGNHGGGTAMRCHGYKGGTGTSSRIVPGVERDYTLGVLVQANHGQKQDLRIGNVPVGEILAREDAATGKQVELPAAGRAAEGSIIIVVVTDAPLLPHQLRRIAQHAGMGVTQVGGHSAGRNFSGEIFLALSTGTSPNELASDSSGFDYLPPIETQRVETVKNEVIDSLFYATSEATEEAILNALCKAETLAGFKGRTQEALPVDRVKQLLDRYMVKLDV from the exons ATGTCATCACGCCCCCGTATTCGCGATCTGGGGTACAGCCCCGGCAGATTCGCCCCAGGCCCCAAGAACTCCCTCCTCGATGTCGAGG GCGTCACGGTCGGCCAAGTCACCATCCACCAAAACCCCGACATCCACACTGGCCTCACACTGATATTCCCCCGCGGAGTCAAACACACCAGGGACTTGCCTTGCTATGCGGCAACCCACGACCTCAACGGGATGGGCGAACTAACTGGGTCGCATGCGATAGCTGAATGGGGATTTCTGAACACT CCGATCGCTCTGACCAACACGGTCAGCGTCGGGAAGGTATATGACGGCGTGTTTCTGTGGGAACTCGAACAGGCCGAGAAGTCTGGAGAGGATGACCTGCAGgccgcgaggaggatgaataTACCTGTCGTGGGAGAGACGTACGACGGCCTTCTCAACGACATTAGTGCCTCTGTAATCGGCAAGAATGACGTCTATGATGCTGTCCAGGCATCGAAGACGCAAAGTGACATCTTGGAGGGGAATCATGGTGGAGGGACCGCGATGCGATGCCACGGGTATAAAGGTGGTACGGGGACAAGCTCGAGGATTGTTCCCGGGGTTGAAAGGGACTATACGCTCGGTGTTCTTGTACAGGCTAATCATGGCCAGAAGCAAGATCTAAGAATTGGGAACGTCCCAGTTGGTGAGATTTTAGCTAGGGAAGATGCTGCTACTGGGAAACAGGTTGAGTTGCCAGCGGCAGGCAGGGCCGCAGAGGGAA GTATCATCATAGTAGTTGT CACCGACGCCCCCTTACTCCCACACCAACTGCGACGTATCGCCCAGCACGCGGGAATGGGTGTCACACAG GTCGGCGGCCACTCCGCAGGACGGAACTTCTCCGGCGAGATATTCCTCGCTCTATCAACCGGGACATCGCCCAACGAACTGGCGTCGGATTCCAGCGGATTCGACTACCTCCCTCCAATTGAAACACAGCGCGTCGAGACGGTCAAGAATGAAGTCATCGATTCCTTATTCTACGCGACGTCTGAAGCGACAGAGGAGGCAATTCTTAATGCACTCTGCAAGGCCGAGACATTGGCCGGCTTCAAGGGGCGGACGCAGGAGGCATTGCCCGTTGATAGAGTTAAAcagctgctggacaggtATATGGTCAAGTTAGATGTATAA
- a CDS encoding polysaccharide deacetylase family protein (CAZy:CE4;~COG:G;~EggNog:ENOG410PUNE;~InterPro:IPR011330,IPR002509,IPR037950;~PFAM:PF10096,PF01522;~go_function: GO:0003824 - catalytic activity [Evidence IEA];~go_function: GO:0016810 - hydrolase activity, acting on carbon-nitrogen (but not peptide) bonds [Evidence IEA];~go_process: GO:0005975 - carbohydrate metabolic process [Evidence IEA]) — translation MATPSNRRIQILLSVDFDAVSGFLGTGASPTNGLSDFSSGYFAAQVGVPRLLRLFQKHAISSSVTWFVPGHSMESFPHETQAIVDSGAEIGCHGYAHEGAPQLSEEQEKDVIEKCVQLATDLTGKKPLGWRAPLYQLREHTVKVLEEQGFLYDTSLTHHDSAPYFLLSRTTPKPIDFSPSVPASSWMHPLPPPAPRTASTLVEIPCNWYMEDMTPMQYLPAVANSHGFVSPDTIEQNWKARFEYLYHETIDGATQDFVFPLVLHPDTSGMAHVIGMIDRVIEWLKGWDGVEFSTYGDCAKQWKGRQ, via the exons ATGGCCACACCATCAAATCGCCGcatccaaatcctcctctccgtcgaTTTCGACGCGGTCTCCGGCTTTCTCGGAACAGGAGCATCGCCCACAAACGGCCTGTCGGACTTCAGCAGCGGCTATTTCGCAGCGCAAGTGGGCGTCCCCCGCCTGCTGCGCCTATTCCAGAAACATGCAATTTCGTCCTCAGTAACTTGGTTTGTGCCGGGGCATTCGATGGAGTCGTTCCCCCATGAGACACAGGCCATTGTCGACTCGGGCGCTGAAATCGGATGTCATGGGTACGCGCATGAGGGTGCACCGCAGCTCTCtgaggagcaggagaaggatgttATTGAGAAATGTGTTCAGCTTGCGACGGATTTAACGGGGAAGAAGCCGCTTGGTTGGAGGGCACCTCTGTACCAGCTTAGAGAGCATACGGTCAAGGTTCTCGAGGAACAAGGGTTCCTATACG ACACGTCTTTAACACACCATGATTCTGCGCCATACTTTCTCCTTTCCAGAACAACTCCCAAACCGATTGACTTCTCGCCATCCGTCCCGGCCTCATCCTGGATGCACCCGctcccacccccagcaccacGAACAGCAAGCACACTGGTCGAAATTCCATGTAACTGGTACATGGAGGACATGACGCCCATGCAATATCTCCCCGCTGTAGCAAACTCGCACGGCTTCGTCAGTCCAGACACGATCGAGCAGAACTGGAAGGCCCGGTTCGAGTATCTCTACCACGAGACCATTGATGGCGCGACGCAGGACTTTGTCTTCCCGCTCGTTCTGCATCCGGATACGAGTGGAATGGCGCATGTCATTGGCATGATTGATCGCGTTATTGAGTGGTTGAAGGGGTGGGATGGTGTGGAGTTTTCTACGTATGGTGATTGTGCGAAGCAATGGAAGGGGAGGCAGTAA
- a CDS encoding uncharacterized protein (COG:S;~EggNog:ENOG410Q0TS;~SECRETED:SignalP(1-19)) — MYASIIALGSLLAVQAVVADNSLQLNHVLSKRQGDDQSFVPPTTPGCPSGWPTCGTSNICYNPRRGDTCCPDGTWACPAGNFCLQQGLCCPDGIDPQTCAENEGITLTSSSTSEPTSAPEPTESESPTSSRPVIPTGTSETPSGTPPASSSPAPPEFTGGANSHLAGGAAAVLGGLGIIGNLVL, encoded by the exons ATGTACGCCTCCATCATTGCCCTCGGCTCTCTTCTGGCTGtccaggctgttgttgccgaCAACTCCCTGCAGCTTAACCACGTCCTCAGCAAGCGCCAGGGCGACGACCAGTCTTTCGttcctcccaccacccctgGTTGCCCATCTGGCTGGCCGACGTGCGGGACTAGCAATATCTGCTACAACCCTCGCCGCGGAGACACTTGCTGTCCCGATGGAACTT GGGCCTGTCCTGCCGGCAATTTCTGTCTGCAGCAGGGTCTCTGCTGTCCTGAT GGCATTGACCCCCAGACCTGCGCGGAGAACGAGGGTATAACCCTCACCTCGTCGAGCACCAGTGAACCCACCAGCGCCCCAGAGCCTACTGAGAGCGAGTCGCCAACCTCCTCGCGCCCCGTTATCCCAACCGGCACCAGCGAGACTCCCTCTGGCACTCCCccagccagctcctccccTGCCCCCCCGGAGTTCACTGGCGGTGCGAACTCCCACCTCGCTggcggcgctgctgctgttctcggCGGCCTGGGAATAATTGGCAATCTTGTCCTCTAG
- a CDS encoding uncharacterized protein (COG:S;~EggNog:ENOG410PT5N): MSFRIRSCTQGLRGLTSTPLHLRSSTLSHIRPLSTTPTTHLPSLSSTKEPLRPPTTAQERQEMLETLERQILSPERAETAYSGTDNAVGGDNYAYDPSITNPEGEFQCFEEEVRVDGAVDPLYVSPANRDFSQMLDPNLDGRAVGSDKGDRLGAAGSVRGWVKKGKEVKIRQAKGKGVNVDEYERLLKGLRKVQMRHMGKDATEKPA, from the exons ATGAGTTTCCGAATCAGATCCTGTACACAAGGCCTAAGAGGCCTCACATCCACCCCTCTACATCTACGCAGCAGCACACTGAGTCACATCCGTCCcctatcaacaacaccaacaacccacCTCCCCTCCCTATCCTCTACCAAAGAACCCCTCCgcccgccaacaacagcgcAAGAACGGCAGGAAATGCTCGAAACGCTCGAGCGGCAAATCCTATCCCCCGAGCGCGCCGAAACCGCCTACAGCGGCACAGACAACGCCGTCGGCGGCGACAACTACGCATACGACCCCTCGATAACAAACCCCGAGGGCGAGTTCCAGTGCTTCGAAGAGGAGGTGCGTGTTGACGGCGCGGTTGATCCGCTCTACGTCTCCCCTGCGAATCGGGATTTCAGCCAGATGCTGGATCCGAATTTGGATGGGAGGGCTGTTGGGAGTGATAAAGGGGATCGGCTGGGTGCGGCGGGCAGTGTGAGGGGgtgggtgaagaaggggaaggaggttaAGATTCGACAGgcgaaggggaagggggTGAATGTTGATGAGTATGAGAGGTTGTTGAAGGGACTGAGGAAGGTGCAGATGAG GCATATGGGCAAGGATGCAACGGAGAAGCCAGCTTGA
- a CDS encoding uncharacterized protein (SECRETED:SignalP(1-17)), which yields MHAKYISILALTSVALASQPANLPRGPDDVPSLDDWIEDHDTGDIPTTTFGGSGSFSTSGSSSDSSSDSSSDSSSSSDDDTVEFAGIELPKSIVSEVQNLPPSLSSKLTDPTEVSSAYKAALDGHPPAWAAELPDGLKDYIGEAWGVELPESTGSSSSGSSSNDDDDNDDDSSSSSPSSTSGGSSSSDESSNSSSSDDDEDSNSSSGNGSGDNDGAAGMLNPSVLASVVGAVGVLAVAVAL from the exons ATGCACGCAAAATACATCTCTATCCTGGCACTGACCTCAGTGGCCCTGGCGTCTCAGCCGGC CAACCTCCCACGAGGACCCGACGACGTTCCTTCACTCGACGACTGGATTGAGGACCATGACACCGGCGACATTCCCACCACGACCTTTGGCGGCTCTGGTTCATTCTCCACCTCCGGCTCCAGTtccgactccagctctgACTCCAGCTCCGACTCCAGCTCGAGCTCCGACGACGACACCGTTGAATTCGCCGGCATCGAGCTTCCCAAGTCCATCGTCTCGGAGGTGCAGAACCTCCCGCCCTCCCTGAGCTCGAAGCTCACCGACCCTACCGAGGTCTCGTCTGCATACAAGGCCGCTTTGGACGGCCACCCCCCGGCATGGGCTGCCGAGCTTCCTGATGGTCTGAAGGACTATATCGGCGAGGCTTGGGGTGTCGAGCTCCCGGAATCGACTGGTTCATCTagcagcggcagcagcagcaacgatgatgatgacaatGATGACgactcctcgtcctcgtctccgTCGTCTACTAGCGGCGGCAGCTCGTCCAGTGACGAGAGTAGCAACAGCAGCTCatctgacgacgacgaggatagCAACTCCTCGTCCGGCAACGGTAGTGGTGATAATGACGGCGCGGCTGGCATGCTGAACCCATCTGTCCTTGCTAGTGTTGTCGGGGCTGTTGGTGTCttggctgttgctgttgctctgTGA
- a CDS encoding ankyrin repeat domain-containing protein (COG:M;~EggNog:ENOG410Q4PM;~InterPro:IPR002110,IPR036770,IPR020683;~PFAM:PF12796,PF00023,PF13637,PF13606;~go_function: GO:0005515 - protein binding [Evidence IEA]): MPSRTFDILPYDVLVIIVSHVPVLDYYALKLAGCRPLTDFIRDVLSRIPKTQYLEAIRRDDARRKGIPEHQGRRPMEILIERGRPYLVLDHTHRYPGRSNECKEYDAGRSQVIVAVENRSFSPVLHWAALYGQEEIALLLKDRVNLRAAFRNRTALHYAVMGNQLKMAQMLLDHGAYINAADDKGKTPLALAVEYGADDVAALLQSHGGQSDWPTILRTEEWARPITNWRDGDPDPVVSLDAFQTHLTEQMLNGCFQLRAYLKHFHLRRIGDLEQMRSHQTWVVHQSLGMEDTRLIEFMLDEGWDVHKHDDCFLNALYLAAEANRLRAVEILLDHGADPTMLGPRPDFVPLHVAIYCQRREIVDLMLSRGFSPDVRNGKGETLLHKMVRERASGSQFDYAVAQGVGLNLKDSMGNTPLRLAVHLGPRHSGTDGWDVVENAVKLGADVNIANDKGVTPLLSAMKRLRDGYIVKFLLDHGADVNVVDRAGRGAFHYGISNSYGAFREYFKLLVDRGVDINLRDEDGCTPLHTATEDANYWYSGITLLPLGADVNARTNAGDTPLHCLLRRPSINAKQYSLCGKILEFGADVNARDAAGFSPLLLFLKACVVTEDSVDYSKRTMELLLRYGAGLDGFDEDGISTQDLYIRWKKQIETVEGKVSSPAAIAMR, from the coding sequence ATGCCATCGCGCACATTCGACATCCTCCCCTACGACGTGCTCGTTATCATAGTTTCCCATGTCCCAGTCCTGGACTACTACGCCCTCAAACTAGCAGGCTGTCGGCCACTCACCGACTTTATCCGAGATGTCCTCTCGCGGATCCCCAAAACACAGTATCTAGAGGCCATCCGGAGAGACGATGCCCGCCGAAAAGGCATCCCTGAGCACCAAGGCAGAAGACCGATGGAAATTCTAATCGAGAGAGGTCGGCCATATCTGGTACTAGACCACACGCACAGATACCCAGGGCGCTCAAACGAATGCAAAGAGTACGATGCGGGTCGAAGCCAGGttattgttgctgtggagAACAGATCATTCTCGCCTGTTCTGCATTGGGCCGCTCTTTACGGCCAAGAGGAGATTGCACTGTTACTGAAGGACCGAGTGAATCTCAGGGCAGCATTCCGCAACCGCACGGCCCTGCATTATGCAGTGATGGGCAACCAACTGAAGATGGCACAGATGCTGCTTGACCATGGGGCATACATCAACGCCGCAGATGACAAGGGGAAGACACCCCTCGCTCTCGCAGTTGAATATGGTGCAGATGACGTGGCAGCTCTGCTCCAGTCGCATGGGGGCCAAAGTGACTGGCCGACGATACTCAGAACAGAGGAATGGGCGCGTCCCATTACCAACTGGAGAGATGGAGATCCAGACCCAGTGGTCTCGCTTGATGCCTTCCAAACCCACCTGACAGAACAGATGCTCAACGGCTGTTTTCAACTGAGGGCTTACCTGAAGCACTTCCATCTCCGGCGAATAGGGGACTTGGAGCAGATGCGATCACACCAAACTTGGGTCGTGCACCAGAGCTTAGGTATGGAAGACACTCGTTTGATTGAATTCATGCTCGACGAAGGCTGGGACGTTCACAAACACGACGACTGCTTCCTAAATGCATTGTACCTCGCGGCTGAAGCGAACAGGCTCCGAGCTGTGGAGATTCTGCTCGATCACGGAGCTGATCCAACAATGCTGGGCCCTCGTCCGGACTTTGTACCCCTCCATGTCGCCATATATTGTCAGAGGAGAGAAATCGTTGACTTGATGCTCTCGCGGGGGTTCTCACCCGACGTGCGGAATGGAAAGGGAGAGACACTGCTTCACAAGATGGTGCGAGAGCGCGCTTCTGGGAGCCAGTTCGACTATGCAGTGGCCCAAGGTGTTGGCCTAAACCTAAAGGACTCCATGGGAAACACACCCCTACGTCTCGCTGTACATCTAGGCCCCCGTCACAGTGGGACCGATGGCTGGGACGTCGTGGAAAACGCCGTTAAGCTAGGCGCCGACGTAAACATAGCAAATGACAAAGGGGTTACTCCATTGTTGTCCGCCATGAAACGGTTGAGAGATGGCTACATAGTCAAATTCCTCCTTGACCACGGGGCAGATGTGAACGTCGTGGACCGTGCGGGACGTGGTGCATTTCACTACGGCATATCAAACTCTTACGGCGCCTTCCGTGAGTATTTCAAGTTGTTGGTTGACCGCGGGGTGGATATCAATCTACGAGATGAAGACGGGTGTACTCCTCTCCATACTGCAACTGAGGATGCGAACTATTGGTATTCTGGGATTACTCTTCTACCCCTAGGTGCAGATGTCAACGCCCGGACCAATGCAGGAGACACCCCCTTGCATTGCCTTTTGCGTCGTCCGTCTATAAATGCCAAGCAATACTCACTTTGCGGCAAGATTCTCGAATTCGGAGCGGATGTCAACGCCAGGGATGCAGCTGGCTTTTCACCACTACTTCTCTTCCTGAAGGCTTGTGTGGTAACCGAGGATAGTGTAGATTACTCGAAGAGAACCATGGAGCTCTTACTGCGGTATGGAGCGGGCTTGGATGGTTTTGATGAGGACGGAATCTCCACGCAGGATCTGTATATACGCTGGAAGAAACAAATAGAGACGGTAGAGGGCAAAGTATCCTCTCCTGCCGCAATAGCAATGAGATAA